The window GCGATAAACAGCTCGCAATGTTCCACCACGCTCGGCCAACTGGTGACGCGCCCGGTCAGCGGCGAGAACGTGCCGATGACATACGGCAGGAAAAATTGCGCTGAGCCCCAGCTGTAGTTGCCCTGCTGATCGACGCCGCCGCCGCCGCTGAAGTAAAACCGCCGCACCAGCGAACGCGCATGGTGCAAACGCCCGGCGGACGACCAGCCGTAAGAGCCGGTAAACAGGCCCGAAGGCCCGTAGCTGTCACGCACCCGGCGGTTCTCCTCCGCCACCAGATCGAGCGCCAGCTCCCAGTCCACTTCAACAAAGTCTTCCCGGCCGCGCAGCGTGCGATCGCTGCCTTCGCGCTTTTGCAGCCAGGAACGGCGCACCGCCGGCTTGCGGATGCGCTTGTCGGAATAGACCATCGGCACGATAGAGTCGAGCAGCGGGGAAGGATCGGGATCTGCGGCGAAGGGCTCACAGCGGATGAGCCTGCCGTCTTCAACCACGGCGGTGTACGCCCCCCAATGAGCGAGCTGCGGATAACGTTTTATGGACATGGCGATCTCGGGCAACAACAGGTGTGCAAAAGTTACCTCAGCCGGCGGGCGGATCCCAAGCACAAAATGCGCTAACGGCGCATCCCCCGCGACGAGCAGCCAATATCTGCAACGGCGGCCACAAGTTACGCACGACAGCGCTTGCAGCTCCCGGTTTTTTCCGCAAGACTGAGGAATGTAAGCGATTACCCAGGATGTATTGCAAATATGGCTACGATAAAGGATGTTGCCAGGCTGGCGGGTGTTTCCGTGGCCACGGTATCCCGCGTGATAAACAATTCCCCCAAGGCCAGCGAAGGCTCGCGCACTGCGGTGCAGGCCGCCATGGCGCAACTGCAGTATCACCCCAACGCCAACGCCCGCGCGCTGGCACAGCAATCGACCGAGACGCTCGGCCTGATTGTCTCCGACGTTTCCGATCCTTTCTTCGGCGCGATGGTGAAAGCGGTTGAACAGGTGGCCTACGCCACCCACAATTTCCTGCTGATTGGCAACGGTTACCATGAAGCGGAGAAAGAACGCCAGGCGATCGAACAGCTGGTGCGGCATCGCTGCGCCGCGCTGGTGGTGCACGCCAAGCGGCTGACCGATCAGGAGCTCAGCGGCTGGATGCAGCAGATCCCGGGCATGGTGCTGATCAACCGCACGCTGCCGGGATTTGAAACGCGCTGCGTGGCGCTGGACGATCGTTATGGCGCCTGGCTGGCGACCCGCCACCTGATCCAGCAAGGCCATCAGCGTATCGCCATCATCTGTTCCACCCACCAGATTTCCGACGCCACCGATCGCCTGCAGGGCTACCTTGATGCGCTGCAGGAGCACGGCATTGCGGTGGACGAGAAGCTGATTGCCTATGGCGAGCCGGATGAAGTCGGCGGCGAACAGGCGATGACCGAACTGCTTGGCCGCGGTAAAAACTTCACCGCCGTCACCTGTTACAACGATCCGATGGCCGCCGGCGCGCTGTCGGTGCTGAGTGACAACAGCGTTGACGTGCCAGGCGAAATTTCCCTGATTGGTTTTGATGACGTGCTGATTTCACGCTATCTGCGGCCGCGCCTGACCACCATCCGCTACCCGATCGTGGCGATGGCGACCCAGGCGGCGGAGCTGGCGCTGGCGCTGGCCAACCGCCAGCCGCTGCCGGAAATCACCAACATGTTCAGCCCTACGCTGGTGCGGCGCCATTCGGTCGCCAGCATCAATAACGTTTACGAGCAGAATTAATCCAGCGTTCGGTGATACAGCCGCACCGGGCGATCGGGGTAATCCAGCCCATCACCGATGTAACGCCAGCCGTGACGTTCGTAATAGCCGCTGAATTCGGCGTAAAGATACAGCTCAGAGAAGCCGGCGCGCCGGCCGTATTCCTGCACGTGCTGCTGCAACCGCAGGCCCAAACCGCCGCCGCGCCGGCTTTCTTCTACGTATAACGCCGCCAGCCAAGGGGTCAGATCCTGCCGGCTGATCAGGTCGCAACGCCACAGGCCGACGGTGCCCAGCGGCCTTCCCTCCTGCAGCGCGATAAAGGTGATCGGCAGGCCCGCGCCGCGCAGGCTGCTCTCCACCACGCTGGCGAAAAACGCACGGCTGTTCTCGCTGCCGAACGCCCGCCACAGCCAGTCGATCACCTGTTGCCGATGCTGCGGGCAGTCCGCCAGCGGCACGATATCAATCCCGTCGTCCATTTGTTTCTCCTGGTTGTCCAGCCAGTCTACGTTCGTTGCGGCGCGGCGAAAACCCCCGCTGAAAAAGCCGCGCAGCCTTGGGCTAACCCTATGCTAGACTGAGCATTATTTGCCACATTGGACGTTGAAAGGGGTTAGCCGCTGATGATCACCATGCTGGATGTTTCCATTCGCGCGGGGGTGTCCAAAGCCACGGTTTCGCGCGTGCTGAATGGCACCGGCCAGGTGAAAAAAAGCACCCGGGAGGCGGTGTTCAGGGCAATGGATGAGCTGGGCTATCGGCCGAATTTTTTGGCGCAGTCGCTGGCAAACAGAAGCTCCAACAGCATCGGCCTGGTGGTCTCCAACTTCGACGGCCCCTACTTTGGCCGCCTGCTGCGCCAGGCCGCCAAGCAAACTGAAGCCAGCGGCAAACACCTTATCGTCACCGACGGCCACGATACGCCGGAAGACGAACTGCAGGCGGTGCAGCTGTTGGCCGACCGCCGCTGCGACGCCATCGTGCTCTATACCCGCTTCATGTCCGAAGAGGCGCTGATGCACCTGCTGGAAAAACTGCCGGTGCCGGTGATGGTGATCAACCGCGATCTGCCGCAGGCGCGCTCGCGCTGCGTATTCTTCGAACAGCAGCAGGCCGCCTTCCATGCGGTGGATTATCTGATTCGCCAGGGGCATCGCGATGTCGCCTGCATCACCGGCCCGATCGCCACGCCAACCGCCCAGGCGCGACTGGCGGGGTATCGGCAGGCGTTGGCCCATCACCAGATTACCTTTGACGATGCCCGGGTGGCCCACGGAGACAGCCGCGTAGAAAGCGGCTATCGCGGCGCTCAGCGCCTGCTGGCCGGCGGAACCCGCTTCAGCGCACTGTTCGCCTGCAACGACGACATGGCAATCGGCGCGATGAAAGCGCTGCAGGAAGCCGGCAAGCGGCTGCCGCAGGACGTCTCGCTATTCGGCTTCGACGACGAACCCAGCGCCGCCTATCTGCAACCCGCTCTCTCCACCGTTTACCTGCCGATCGACAGCATGATTGAAGCCGCCATCAGCCAGGCGTTACGCCTGATCGGCGGCGAAAAGGTGCAGCCGCTGGCGCCGTTCACCGGCGAACTGAAACTGCGCGACTCAGTCGCGCCCGGCCCCTACGCCAGCTCATTGCCGCTGGCGCAGACGCCGTGACAACGCCGCTAAGCCGTCAGATCAGTTCCAGCGCGATCAGCTCTTCGATGGTCTGGCGGCGGCGGATCAGGCGCGGCTCGCCGTTTTCGAACAGCACTTCCGGCAGCAGCGGGCGGCTGTTGTAATTGGAAGACATCGATGAACCGTAAGCACCGGTGTCGTGGAACACCAGATAATCGCCTATGTTCACCGGCGGCAGTTCGCGGGTTTCCAGCCCACCGCCCGCCTGCTGGGTAAAGACGTCGCCCGATTCGCACAGCGGCCCGGCGATCACCGTGTCGCGCAGCGGCTGCTGCGCCGTATCGCGGCCATCCGCCGGCAGCAGCGAAATATGATGATAGCTGCCGTACATTGCCGGGCGCATCAGATCGTTAAACCCGGCGTCCACCAACACGAAATTGCGGCTGCCCATGCTTTTCACCGCGCGCACCTCGGCCACCAGCACCCCAGCCTCTGCCATCAGGAAGCGCCCCGGCTCAATCTCCAGATGCACCGGATGGCCCAAATGGGCGGCAATGCGTTCGCGCGCGCTGTTCCAAAGGCCAAAATAATGTTCAGTATCAACCGCCTCCTCACCGAACTGGTAAGGAACAGACAGCCCGCCGCCGGCGGAAATGGCGCTGATGTCCTGGCCAAGTTCAATCACCTGCTGCACCATCGCATCACAAACGCGCTCCAGGTGCTGGTAGTCGACGCCTGAGCCTATATGCATATGCACGCCGATCAACTTCAGGCCATATTGCTGAATTTTTTCCACCGCCTGCGGCAAATCGGCATACCAAATACCGTGCTTGCTGTTTTCACCGCCGGTATTGGTTTTCTGGCTATGGCCGTGGCCAAAGCCCGGGTTGACGCGCAGCCACACCGGGTGCCCGGAGGAAGCCTGGCCCAGCTGATCCAACATGTCGATGGAGCCGGCGTTCACCGGAATTTTCAGCTCGCTGACGCGCGCCAGCGTCGCCTGATCCAGCAGATCGGCGGTAAACACGATCTCGCTCGGTTCGCCGCCCGGTTGAAAACCCGCCTGCAGCGCGCGTTCTATCTCTCCCAGTGACACCGAATCCACTTTCACGCCCTGCTCGCGCATCAGACGCAAAATATGGATGTTCGAACAGGCTTTCTGAGCGAAGCGGATCACGTCAAAGTGACGCAGCTGAGCGATGCGCTGGCTGATGATGTCCGCATCGTAGGCCCAAACCGGGCAACCGAAGCGCTGCGGCAACGCCAGCAGGTTAGCGGCATTCAGGGCGGTGGTGGTGGTGTTCAACGGGCGAGGCATGATGGTGTTCCCAAAGCGAAAGCGGTTGCTGATAGACATCCATAGTGCCGCACTCAGTAGCGGTTGGAAAATATCTATTTAGCCGAAGTCTATTCATTTATGATATGGCTTTCTCCTTTATCGAGCCGCCCTATGCATGCGATCACCCTGCGCCAGATTGAGATTTTTCGTGCGGTAATGACCACCGGCAACCTGACCGAGGCGGCGGCGTTGCTGCAAACCTCGCAGCCGACCGTCAGCCGAGAGCTGGCGCGCTTCGAGAAACTGATCCAGCTGCAGCTGTTCGATCGGGTGCGTGGCCGCTTGTCCCCCACGGTGCAAGGGCTGCGGCTGTTTGAAGAGGTGCAGCGTTCCTATTACGGCCTTGACCGCATCGTCAACGCCGCCGCCGGCATCCGTCAGTTTCAGCAGGCGCAGCTGTCGATCGTCTGCCTGCCGGTCTTCTCGCAATCGCTGCTGCCGGCGGTATGCCAACCCTTTATCGCACGTTATCCGGAGGTCAGCTTCAGCGTTATTCCACAGGAATCGCCGCTGTTGGAGGAATGGCTGTCGGCGCAGCGCCACGATCTGGGGCTGACGGAGAATACGCTTACGCCGGCGGGCACCGAACGGGTGACGCTGATGACGCTGAATGAAGTGTGCGTGCTGCCGGCCGGGCACCCGTTATTGGCGAAAGCAGTGCTGACGCCGCAGGACTTTGCCGGCCACCGCTTTATCAGCCTGTCGAGCACCGACAGCTATCGTCAACTGCTTGATGCGCTGTTCAACGAGCAAGGGGTGGAACGCCGCCTGGTGATGGAAACCCACAGCGCGGCCTCGGTCTGTGCGATGGTGAGAGAAGGGGTCGGGCTGTCGATCGTCAACCCGCTGACGGCGCTCGACTACGCCGCCAGCGGCGTGCACCTGCGCCCATTCAGCGTCGACGTGCCCTTTACCGTTAGCCTGATCCGGCCGCTGCATCGCCCTTCTTCGGCGCTGGTCACGGCCTTTATCGATCACTTGCACCGGCAGGCGGAGACGCTCCCCGCCCGCCTGA is drawn from Serratia entomophila and contains these coding sequences:
- the lysA gene encoding diaminopimelate decarboxylase, which encodes MPRPLNTTTTALNAANLLALPQRFGCPVWAYDADIISQRIAQLRHFDVIRFAQKACSNIHILRLMREQGVKVDSVSLGEIERALQAGFQPGGEPSEIVFTADLLDQATLARVSELKIPVNAGSIDMLDQLGQASSGHPVWLRVNPGFGHGHSQKTNTGGENSKHGIWYADLPQAVEKIQQYGLKLIGVHMHIGSGVDYQHLERVCDAMVQQVIELGQDISAISAGGGLSVPYQFGEEAVDTEHYFGLWNSARERIAAHLGHPVHLEIEPGRFLMAEAGVLVAEVRAVKSMGSRNFVLVDAGFNDLMRPAMYGSYHHISLLPADGRDTAQQPLRDTVIAGPLCESGDVFTQQAGGGLETRELPPVNIGDYLVFHDTGAYGSSMSSNYNSRPLLPEVLFENGEPRLIRRRQTIEELIALELI
- a CDS encoding GNAT family N-acetyltransferase, which gives rise to MDDGIDIVPLADCPQHRQQVIDWLWRAFGSENSRAFFASVVESSLRGAGLPITFIALQEGRPLGTVGLWRCDLISRQDLTPWLAALYVEESRRGGGLGLRLQQHVQEYGRRAGFSELYLYAEFSGYYERHGWRYIGDGLDYPDRPVRLYHRTLD
- a CDS encoding LysR family transcriptional regulator — encoded protein: MHAITLRQIEIFRAVMTTGNLTEAAALLQTSQPTVSRELARFEKLIQLQLFDRVRGRLSPTVQGLRLFEEVQRSYYGLDRIVNAAAGIRQFQQAQLSIVCLPVFSQSLLPAVCQPFIARYPEVSFSVIPQESPLLEEWLSAQRHDLGLTENTLTPAGTERVTLMTLNEVCVLPAGHPLLAKAVLTPQDFAGHRFISLSSTDSYRQLLDALFNEQGVERRLVMETHSAASVCAMVREGVGLSIVNPLTALDYAASGVHLRPFSVDVPFTVSLIRPLHRPSSALVTAFIDHLHRQAETLPARLNAVIRR
- a CDS encoding LacI family DNA-binding transcriptional regulator, producing MITMLDVSIRAGVSKATVSRVLNGTGQVKKSTREAVFRAMDELGYRPNFLAQSLANRSSNSIGLVVSNFDGPYFGRLLRQAAKQTEASGKHLIVTDGHDTPEDELQAVQLLADRRCDAIVLYTRFMSEEALMHLLEKLPVPVMVINRDLPQARSRCVFFEQQQAAFHAVDYLIRQGHRDVACITGPIATPTAQARLAGYRQALAHHQITFDDARVAHGDSRVESGYRGAQRLLAGGTRFSALFACNDDMAIGAMKALQEAGKRLPQDVSLFGFDDEPSAAYLQPALSTVYLPIDSMIEAAISQALRLIGGEKVQPLAPFTGELKLRDSVAPGPYASSLPLAQTP
- the galR gene encoding HTH-type transcriptional regulator GalR, producing the protein MATIKDVARLAGVSVATVSRVINNSPKASEGSRTAVQAAMAQLQYHPNANARALAQQSTETLGLIVSDVSDPFFGAMVKAVEQVAYATHNFLLIGNGYHEAEKERQAIEQLVRHRCAALVVHAKRLTDQELSGWMQQIPGMVLINRTLPGFETRCVALDDRYGAWLATRHLIQQGHQRIAIICSTHQISDATDRLQGYLDALQEHGIAVDEKLIAYGEPDEVGGEQAMTELLGRGKNFTAVTCYNDPMAAGALSVLSDNSVDVPGEISLIGFDDVLISRYLRPRLTTIRYPIVAMATQAAELALALANRQPLPEITNMFSPTLVRRHSVASINNVYEQN